A single Argentina anserina chromosome 7, drPotAnse1.1, whole genome shotgun sequence DNA region contains:
- the LOC126802200 gene encoding pheophytinase, chloroplastic — MEILSYSSVSCCDVVNLRWNFVVKSSSFSGSKLPAFRKSRVLCANFDSTSGVVNYYHLNQSFSKKLNYRGGFRPLNSHEKFKQVGPILSSGSSDGYVVGAEEDANISGTGKSVTKVLIPGVPNESNGEVSAPISSCFWEWKPKFNVHYEKAGSENVGSPPVLFLPGFGVGSFHYEKQMKDLGRDFRVWAIDFLGQGRSLPLEDPAPRAMEEGMSDRNTHAWGFGDESEPWASELVYSIDLWQDQVRYFIEEVIGEPVYLAGNSLGGFVALYFAACNPHLVKGVTLLNATPFWGFVPNPIRSPRLAKMFPWAGTFPLPANVIKLVEFVWQKISDPRSIAQILEQVYADHSTDVDKVFIRIVETAEHPAAAASFASIMFAPQAELSFKEALSRCQTNNIPVCLMYGKEDPWVQPIWGFQVKKQVPEAPFYEISPAGHCPHDEVPEVVNYLLRGWIKNLESQGSVALPLLDTQESTQINIARDLEFIRDGSKKSVKVRFFGSKFSLWDKISSYISSHSGKLKFNS, encoded by the exons ATGGAAATACTTTCTTACAGTTCTGTGTcatgttgtgatgttgtgaATTTAAGGTGGAACTTTGTTGTCAAAAGCTCGAGTTTTAGTGGATCCAAGCTCCCAGCTTTTAGAAAAAGTAGAGTTCTTTGTGCTAATTTTGATTCCACAAGTGGGGTTGTGAACTATTATCATCTAAATCAATCTTTCTCAAAGAAGCTAAATTACCGGGGAGGTTTTAGGCCATTAAACTCCCATGAGAAGTTTAAACAAGTTGGTCCAATTCTATCAAGTGGAAGCTCTGATGGCTACGTGGTAGGTGCTGAAGAGGATGCAAATATTTCAGGAACCGGGAAATCAGTAACTAAAGTTTTGATTCCTGGTGTACCAAATGAATCCAATGGCGAAGTAAGTGCCCCTATAAGTAGTTGCTTTTGGGAATGGAAGCCCAAATTCAATGTGCATTATGAGAAAGCAGGATCTGAAAATGTGGGATCCCCACCAGTGTTGTTTCTTCCTGGGTTTGGGGTTGGTTCATTTCACTATGAGAAGCAAATGAAGGATTTGGGACGAGATTTTAGAGTGTGGGCAATTGATTTCCTGGGGCAAGGCAGGTCCTTGCCATTGGAAGATCCTGCCCCTCGTGCCATGGAAGAAGGCATGTCGGACAGGAACACTCATGCTTGGGGCTTTGGAGATGAATCAGAACCATGGGCAAGTGAGCTTGTTTACTCCATTGATTTATGGCAGGATCAAGTTCGTTATTTCATAGAAGAG GTAATCGGTGAACCTGTCTATCTTGCTGGAAACTCACTGGGAGGGTTCGTTGCTTTATATTTTGCTGCATGTAATCCTCATTTAGTGAAAGGTGTTACATTGCTTAATGCAACTCCTTTCTGGGGATTTGTACCTAATCCCATAAGATCTCCAAGGCTAGCAAAAATGTTTCCATGGGCAGGAACATTTCCCCTACCTGCCAATGTGATAAAGCTCGTAGAATTTGT ATGGCAAAAGATAAGTGATCCTAGGAGTATCGCACAGATACTCGAACAAGTTTATGCAGATCATTCAACTGATGTTGACAAAGTATTTATCCGCATAGTTGAGACAGCTGAACATCCAGCTGCTGCTGCATCGTTTGCTTCAATTATGTTTGCTCCTCAGGCAGAATTATCATTTAAGGAGGCTTTATCCAG ATGTCAAACGAACAACATACCAGTTTGTCTGATGTATGGGAAAGAAGATCCATGGGTACAACCTATTTGGGGTTTTCAGGTGAAGAAGCAGGTGCCTGAAGCTCCATTTTATGAGATCAGTCCAGCTGGTCACTGCCCTCACGATGAAGTTCCAGAG GTTGTCAATTACTTATTACGCGGGTGGATCAAAAACTTAGAGTCGCAGGGTTCAGTTGCATTACCTTTGCTTGATACCCAAGAAAGTACGCAGATTAACATTGCCAGAGACCTGGAGTTCATTAGAGACGGATCAAAGAAGTCAGTGAAGGTGCGCTTCTTTGGATCTAAGTTCTCACTTTGGGACAAGATAAGCTCTTACATCAGTTCTCACTCGGGGAAATTAAAGTTCAATTCGTGA